A genomic window from Enoplosus armatus isolate fEnoArm2 chromosome 20, fEnoArm2.hap1, whole genome shotgun sequence includes:
- the pyyb gene encoding peptide YYb, translating to MASMLRSWMMLAALVVCLLVCLSSFADAYPPKPESPGSNASPEDWAKYHAAVRHYVNLITRQRYGKRSTPEQAVAWLLFGDDSSQDTEPRLDYSDQW from the exons ATGGCCAGCATGCTGAGATCGTGGATGATGCTCGCGGCGCTCGTCGTCTGCCTGCTGGTGTGTTTGAGCAGCTTCGCGGACGCCTACCCGCCCAAACCGGAGAGCCCGGGGAGCAACGCCTCACCGGAGGACTGGGCCAAATACCACGCAGCTGTCAGGCATTACGTCAACCTCATCACCAGGCAGAG GTATGGGAAGAGGTCGACCCCCGAGCAGGCGGTGGCGTGGCTGCTGTTTGGGGATGATTCAAGCCAAGACACTGAACCACG CTTGGACTATAGCGATCAGTGGTAA